In Struthio camelus isolate bStrCam1 chromosome 13, bStrCam1.hap1, whole genome shotgun sequence, the following are encoded in one genomic region:
- the LOC138069112 gene encoding protocadherin alpha-2-like yields the protein MGVWVRAVLRLLVLQAAWALGGGPVRYSVPEEAKGGTVVGRLAQDLGLEAGELEARRLRLVAKGRRASVEVSGASGALVVSSRLDREELCGKSAPCALRLEVLVERPLRVFHVELEVTDINDNAPLFPAARKNLSIWESSPLGSRFPLEGASDADVGANAQLSYTLSPSEHFTLEVKSKDEKKTSVALVLKKALDRESMAVHRLLVTASDGGRPSLSGTMELVISVLDVNDNAPEFNQSVYKVQLPENSPPATVILQLTATDKDEGTNQEISYAFSDTTSAKVKDLFRIDAKSGELTTVGKVDFEDVDSYDLEIEAKDRGTPPLSGHCSVLLEVVDVNDNAPEVWVTSLSVPVPEDAAVGTVVALLSVSDRDSGANGRVRCAVWPAAPFGLVATFEGSYSLVLREALDRERVAEYEVEVRAEDGGAPALRGSRGLRVPVSDVNDNAPAFAQAVYTVLARENNAAGAELARLWARDPDEAGNGRVRYSVAEGAGGASWRSASRYVSVEAESGRLWALQPFDYEEVQVLQFEVRAVDAGEPALCGNATVQLFVVDENDNAPALLPPAGGGAGPWAGGAAGSRPGPASPASLWAWAAWGAPAGQVVAKIRAVDADSGYNAWLRYELREPRGKGPFRVGLYSGEVSTARALEEADGARQTLVIVVRDHGEPARSTTATLSVSLGEGAAGAGAGAVGAGSSVPGPRRAAGGEGGAEAAVAVAATTNVWLVVAICAVSSLFLLAVVLYGASRWAPRAAVLSGPGPATLVCASEVGSWSYSQRQSRSLCVADGAGKSDLMVFSPNLPPPAGPAPKETPPDPPALLDTVSGTSFSTPSPLRVSRHLFLPSCLCLSAAPLAAGLGPRASAPAGGRYSSGLCSLAVDSALLGACLRWPLLSDVRGAACASRRSLTSGAWGLGRIPCVKVFPSDLPGTLSRERVAFRFWERSCGRVFSSRVAVGACRRFCSCWGCAAGALPFSDMISREP from the coding sequence ATGGGCGTGTGGGTGCGGGCGGTGCTGcggctgctggtgctgcaggcGGCCTGGGCGCTGGGCGGCGGTCCGGTGCGCTACTCGGTGCCGGAGGAGGCGAAGGGCGGCACGGTGGTGGGTCGGCTGGCGCAGGACCTGGGCCTGGAGGCGGGCGAGCTGGAGGCGCGCCGGCTGCGGCTGGTGGCGAAGGGCCGGCGGGCGAgcgtggaggtgagcggggcgagcggggcgctgGTGGTGAGCTCGCGGCTGGAccgggaggagctgtgcgggaagAGCGCGCCGTGCGCCCTGcgcctggaggtgctggtggaGCGGCCGCTGCGCGTCTTTCACGTGGAGCTGGAGGTCACCGACATCAACGACAACGCCCCGCTCTTCCCCGCCGCCCGCAAAAACCTCAGCATATGGGAGAGTTCCCCTCTCGGGTCCCGCTTTCCGCTGGAGGGCGCGTCGGATGCCGATGTCGGCGCCAACGCGCAGCTCTCCTACACCCTCAGCCCCAGCGAGCATTTCACTTTAGAAGTGAAATCCAAAGACGAAAAGAAAACATCCGTAGCGCTCGTTTTAAAGAAAGCGCTGGACCGGGAGTCGATGGCTGTGCACCGCTTGCTGGTGACGGCGAGTGACGGGGGCAGACCGTCGCTGTCGGGGACGATGGAGCTGGTGATCTCGGTGCTGGatgtgaacgacaacgcgcccgaGTTCAACCAGTCGGTGTATAAAGTGCAGTTGCCCGAGAATTCGCCCCCGGCAACGGTGATTCTGCAGCTAACGGCGACAGACAAGGACGAAGGAACTAATCAGGAAATATCTTACGCCTTTAGCGACACCACTTCTGCCAAAGTGAAGGATTTGTTTCGGATAGACGCGAAATCAGGGGAACTGACTACCGTAGGGAAGGTAGACTTTGAGGACGTTGACTCGTATGACCTGGAGATCGAAGCGAAAGACAGGGGTACGCCTCCGTTATCGGGGCACTGCAGCGTGTTGTTGGAGGTGgtggacgtgaacgacaacgcgccggagGTGTGGGTGACGTCGCtgtcggtgccggtgccggagGACGCGGCGGTGGGGACGGTGGTGGCGCTGCTGAGCGTGTCGGACCGGGACTCGGGGGCGAACGGGCGGGTGCGGTGCGCGGTGTGGCCGGCGGCGCCGTTCGGGCTGGTGGCGACGTTCGAGGGCTCGTACTCGCTGGTGCTGCGGGAGGCGCTGGACCGGGAGCGGGTGGCGGAGTACGAGGTGGAGGTGCGGGCGGAGgacggcggggcgccggcgctgcgcggcagccgcgggctgcgggTGCCGGTGtcggacgtgaacgacaacgcgccggcgtTCGCGCAGGCCGTGTACACGGTGCTGGCGCGGGAGAACaacgcggcgggcgcggagctggCGCGGCTGTGGGCGCGGGACCCGGACGAGGCGGGCAACGGGCGCGTGAGGTACTCGGTggcggagggcgcggggggcgcgtcGTGGCGCTCGGCGTCGCGGTACGTGTCGGTGGAGGCGGAGAGCGGGCGGCTGTGGGCGCTGCAGCCCTTCGACTACGAGGAGGTGCAGGTGCTGCAGTTCGAGGTGCGGGCGGTGGACGCGGGGGAGCCGGCGCTGTGCGGCAACGCCACGGTGCAGCTCTTCGTGGTGGacgagaacgacaacgcgccggcgctgctgccgcctgcgggcggcggcgcggggccgtgggctggcggcgcggcggggtcgcggccggggccggcgtcgCCGGCGTCGCTGTGGGCGTGGGCGGcgtggggggcgccggcggggcaggtGGTGGCGAAGATCCGTGCGGTGGACGCGGACTCGGGCTACAACGCGTGGCTGCGCTACGAGCTGCGCGAGCCGCGGGGCAAGGGCCCGTTCCGCGTGGGGCTGTACAGCGGCGAGGTGAGCACGGCGCGGGCGCTGGAGGAGGCGGACGGCGCGCGGCAGACGCTGGTCATCGTGGTGCGCGACCACGGCGAGCCGGCGCGCTCGACCACGGCCACGCTGAGCGTGTCGCTGGGCGAGGgtgcggcaggggcgggggcgggggcggtgggCGCGGGCTCgtcggtgccggggccgcggcgggcggcgggcggcgagggcggcgcggaagcggcggtggcggtggcggcgacgACGAACGTGTGGCTGGTGGTGGCCATCTGCGCGGTGTCGAGCCTGTTCCTGCTGGCGGTGGTGCTGTACGGGGCGTCGCggtgggcgccgcgggcggccgtgCTGTCGGGGCCCGGGCCGGCGACGCTGGTGTGCGCCAGCGAAGTGGGCAGCTGGTCGTACTCGCAGCGCCAGAGCCGGAGCCTGTGCGTGGCGGACGGCGCGGGCAAGAGCGACCTCATGGTTTTCAGCCCCAActtgccgccgcccgccggccccgcgccgaagGAGACGCCGCCGGATCCGCCCGCCCTCCTGGACAcggtcagtggcacttccttttcTACCCCTTCTCCCCTCCGGGTCTCCCGacacctctttctcccttcttgccTGTGCCTTTCGGCAGCGCCTCTCGCAGCCGGCCTCGGGCCTCGGGCCTCGGCGCCTGCGGGTGGCCGGTACTCGTCAGGTCTTTGCTCTCTGGCTGTTGACAGCGCTCTCCTTGGTGCCTGCCTTCGCTGGCCGCTGCTCTCAGACGTCCGAGGTGCTGCGTGCGCTTCGAGACGTAGTCTGACTTCTGGAGCCTGGGGGTTGGGCAGGATCCCTTGTGTGAAGGTCTTCCCTAGCGATCTCCCCGGAACGCTTTCTCGGGAGCGTGTCGCCTTCCGTTTCTGGGAGCGGAGTTGCGGGAGGGTCTTCTCGTCACGTGTGGCAGTGGGAGCTTGCAGGCGGTTCTGCAGCTGTTGGGGTTGTGCTGCTGGAGCCTTACCCTTCTCAGACATGATTTCCAgagagccctga
- the LOC138069197 gene encoding protocadherin alpha-2-like: MGVWVRAVLRLLVLQAAWALGGGPVRYSVPEEAKGGTVVGRLAQDLGLEAGELEARRLRLVAKGRRASVEVSGASGALVVSSRLDREELCGKSAPCALRLEVLVERPLRVFHVELEVTDINDNAPLFPAARRKLSVAELTTLPGSRFPLEGASDADVGANAQLSYTLSPSEHFALDVKSANENRKSLFLVLSKALDRESMAVHHLLVTARDGGRPSLSGTMELVISVLDVNDNAPEFNQSVYKVQLSESAAEGTLVVRVSATDRDEGPNEEVCYDIISLVPSTVKDVFTVNPSTGEIRLTAPLDYEDVRLYEIQVEAKDRGTPPLSGHCSVLLEVVDVNDNAPEVWVTSLSVPVPEDAAVGTVVALLSVSDRDSGANGRVRCAVWPAAPFGLVATFEGSYSLVLREALDRERVAEYEVEVRAEDGGAPALRGSRGLRVPVSDVNDNAPAFAQAVYTVLARENNAAGAELARLWARDPDEAGNGRVRYSVAEGAGGASWRSASRYVSVEAESGRLWALQPFDYEEVQVLQFEVRAVDAGEPALCGNATVQLFVVDENDNAPALLPPAGGGAGPWAGGAAGSRPGPASPASL, from the coding sequence ATGGGCGTGTGGGTGCGGGCGGTGCTGcggctgctggtgctgcaggcGGCCTGGGCGCTGGGCGGCGGTCCGGTGCGCTACTCGGTGCCGGAGGAGGCGAAGGGCGGCACGGTGGTGGGTCGGCTGGCGCAGGACCTGGGCCTGGAGGCGGGCGAGCTGGAGGCGCGCCGGCTGCGGCTGGTGGCGAAGGGCCGGCGGGCGAgcgtggaggtgagcggggcgagcggggcgctgGTGGTGAGCTCGCGGCTGGAccgggaggagctgtgcgggaagAGCGCGCCGTGCGCCCTGcgcctggaggtgctggtggaGCGGCCGCTGCGCGTCTTTCACGTGGAGCTGGAGGTCACCGACATCAACGACAACGCCCCGCTCTTCCCCGCCGCCCGCAGAAAACTCAGCGTCGCGGAATTAACAACGCTGCCGGGCTCCCGCTTTCCGCTGGAGGGCGCGTCGGATGCCGATGTCGGCGCCAACGCGCAGCTCTCCTACACCCTCAGCCCCAGCGAGCATTTCGCTCTCGACGTTAAATCCGCGAATGAAAACAGGAAATCGTTATTCCTGGTGCTGTCGAAAGCGCTGGACCGGGAGTCGATGGCTGTGCACCACTTGCTGGTGACGGCAAGAGACGGGGGCAGACCGTCACTGTCGGGGACGATGGAGCTGGTGATCTCGGTGCTGGatgtgaacgacaacgcgcccgaGTTCAACCAGTCGGTGTATAAAGTGCAGCTGTCGGAGAGCGCTGCAGAGGGGACGCTGGTGGTGCGCGTGAGCGCCACGGATCGGGACGAGGGACCCAATGAGGAGGTTTGCTACGACATCATCAGTTTGGTTCCTTCTACTGTCAAAGACGTATTTACCGTGAATCCGAGCACGGGGGAGATCAGGCTAACAGCCCCCCTGGACTATGAAGACGTTCGCCTATACGAGATACAAGTGGAAGCGAAAGACAGGGGTACGCCTCCGTTATCGGGGCACTGCAGCGTGTTGTTGGAGGTGgtggacgtgaacgacaacgcgccggagGTGTGGGTGACGTCGCtgtcggtgccggtgccggagGACGCGGCGGTGGGGACGGTGGTGGCGCTGCTGAGCGTGTCGGACCGGGACTCGGGGGCGAACGGGCGGGTGCGGTGCGCGGTGTGGCCGGCGGCGCCGTTCGGGCTGGTGGCGACGTTCGAGGGCTCGTACTCGCTGGTGCTGCGGGAGGCGCTGGACCGGGAGCGGGTGGCGGAGTACGAGGTGGAGGTGCGGGCGGAGgacggcggggcgccggcgctgcgcggcagccgcgggctgcgggTGCCGGTGtcggacgtgaacgacaacgcgccggcgtTCGCGCAGGCCGTGTACACGGTGCTGGCGCGGGAGAACaacgcggcgggcgcggagctggCGCGGCTGTGGGCGCGGGACCCGGACGAGGCGGGCAACGGGCGCGTGAGGTACTCGGTggcggagggcgcggggggcgcgtcGTGGCGCTCGGCGTCGCGGTACGTGTCGGTGGAGGCGGAGAGCGGGCGGCTGTGGGCGCTGCAGCCCTTCGACTACGAGGAGGTGCAGGTGCTGCAGTTCGAGGTGCGGGCGGTGGACGCGGGGGAGCCGGCGCTGTGCGGCAACGCCACGGTGCAGCTCTTCGTGGTGGacgagaacgacaacgcgccggcgctgctgccgcctgcgggcggcggcgcggggccgtgggctggcggcgcggcggggtcgcggccggggccggcgtcgCCGGCGTCGCTG
- the LOC138069150 gene encoding protocadherin alpha-3-like, whose protein sequence is MGVWVRAVLRLLVLQAAWALGGGPVRYSVPEEAKGGTVVGRLAQDLGLEAGELEARRLRLVAKGRRASVEVSGASGALVVSSRLDREELCGKSAPCALRLEVLVERPLRVFHVELEVTDINDNAPLFPAARKNLSVAESALPGSRFPLEGASDADVGANAQLSYTLSPSEHFTLEVKTKDEKKTSVALVLKKALDRESMAVHRLLVTASDGGRPSLSGTMELVISVLDANDNAPEFNQSVYKVQLPENSPPATVILQLTATDKDEGTNQEISYAFSDTTSAKVKDLFRIDAKSGELTTVGKVDFEDVDSYDLEIEAKDRGTPPLSGHCSVLLEVVDVNDNAPEVWVTSLSVPVPEDAAVGTVVALLSVSDRDSGANGRVRCAVWPAAPFGLVATFEGSYSLVLREALDRERVAEYEVEVRAEDGGAPALRGSRGLRVPVSDVNDNAPAFAQAVYTVLARENNAAGAELARLWARDPDEAGNGRVRYSVAEGAGGASWRSASRYVSVEAESGRLWALQPFDYEEVQVLQFEVRAVDAGEPALCGNATVQLFVVDENDNAPALLPPAGGGAGPWAGGAAGSRPGPASPASLWAWAAWGAPAGQVVAKIRAVDADSGYNAWLRYELREPRGKGPFRVGLYSGEVSTARALEEADGARQTLVIVVRDHGEPARSTTATLSVSLGEGAAGAGAGAVGAGSSVPGPRRAAGGEGGAEAAVAVAATTNVWLVVAICAVSSLFLLAVVLYGASRWAPRAAVLSGPGPATLVCASEVGSWSYSQRQSRSLCVADGAGKSDLMVFSPNLPPPAGPAPKETPPDPPALLDTVSGTSFSTPSPLRVSRHLFLPSCLCLSAAPLAAGLGPRASGLGTCGWPVLVRSLLSGC, encoded by the coding sequence ATGGGCGTGTGGGTGCGGGCGGTGCTGcggctgctggtgctgcaggcGGCCTGGGCGCTGGGCGGCGGTCCGGTGCGCTACTCGGTGCCGGAGGAGGCGAAGGGCGGCACGGTGGTGGGTCGGCTGGCGCAGGACCTGGGCCTGGAGGCGGGCGAGCTGGAGGCGCGCCGGCTGCGGCTGGTGGCGAAGGGCCGGCGGGCGAgcgtggaggtgagcggggcgagcggggcgctgGTGGTGAGCTCGCGGCTGGAccgggaggagctgtgcgggaagAGCGCGCCGTGCGCCCTGcgcctggaggtgctggtggaGCGGCCGCTGCGCGTCTTTCACGTGGAGCTGGAGGTCACCGACATCAACGACAACGCCCCGCTCTTCCCCGCCGCCCGCAAAAACCTCAGCGTCGCGGAATCAGCGCTGCCGGGCTCCCGCTTTCCGCTGGAGGGCGCGTCGGATGCCGATGTCGGCGCCAACGCGCAGCTCTCCTACACCCTCAGCCCGAGCGAGCATTTCACCTTAGAAGTGAAAACCAAAGACGAAAAGAAAACATCCGTAGCGCTCGTTTTAAAGAAAGCGCTGGACCGGGAGTCGATGGCTGTGCACCGCTTGCTGGTGACGGCGAGTGACGGGGGCAGACCGTCGCTGTCGGGGACGATGGAGCTGGTGATCTCGGTGCTGGATGCGAACGACAACGCGCCCGAGTTCAACCAGTCGGTGTATAAAGTGCAGTTGCCCGAGAATTCGCCCCCGGCAACGGTGATTCTGCAGCTAACGGCGACAGACAAGGACGAAGGAACTAATCAGGAAATATCTTACGCCTTTAGCGACACCACTTCTGCCAAAGTGAAGGATTTGTTTCGGATAGACGCGAAATCAGGGGAACTGACTACCGTAGGGAAGGTAGACTTTGAGGACGTTGACTCGTATGACCTGGAGATCGAAGCGAAAGACAGGGGTACGCCTCCGTTATCGGGGCACTGCAGCGTGTTGTTGGAGGTGgtggacgtgaacgacaacgcgccggagGTGTGGGTGACGTCGCtgtcggtgccggtgccggagGACGCGGCGGTGGGGACGGTGGTGGCGCTGCTGAGCGTGTCGGACCGGGACTCGGGGGCGAACGGGCGGGTGCGGTGCGCGGTGTGGCCGGCGGCGCCGTTCGGGCTGGTGGCGACGTTCGAGGGCTCGTACTCGCTGGTGCTGCGGGAGGCGCTGGACCGGGAGCGGGTGGCGGAGTACGAGGTGGAGGTGCGGGCGGAGgacggcggggcgccggcgctgcgcggcagccgcgggctgcgggTGCCGGTGtcggacgtgaacgacaacgcgccggcgtTCGCGCAGGCCGTGTACACGGTGCTGGCGCGGGAGAACaacgcggcgggcgcggagctggCGCGGCTGTGGGCGCGGGACCCGGACGAGGCGGGCAACGGGCGCGTGAGGTACTCGGTggcggagggcgcggggggcgcgtcGTGGCGCTCGGCGTCGCGGTACGTGTCGGTGGAGGCGGAGAGCGGGCGGCTGTGGGCGCTGCAGCCCTTCGACTACGAGGAGGTGCAGGTGCTGCAGTTCGAGGTGCGGGCGGTGGACGCGGGGGAGCCGGCGCTGTGCGGCAACGCCACGGTGCAGCTCTTCGTGGTGGacgagaacgacaacgcgccggcgctgctgccgcctgcgggcggcggcgcggggccgtgggctggcggcgcggcggggtcgcggccggggccggcgtcgCCGGCGTCGCTGTGGGCGTGGGCGGcgtggggggcgccggcggggcaggtGGTGGCGAAGATCCGTGCGGTGGACGCGGACTCGGGCTACAACGCGTGGCTGCGCTACGAGCTGCGCGAGCCGCGGGGCAAGGGCCCGTTCCGCGTGGGGCTGTACAGCGGCGAGGTGAGCACGGCGCGGGCGCTGGAGGAGGCGGACGGCGCGCGGCAGACGCTGGTCATCGTGGTGCGCGACCACGGCGAGCCGGCGCGCTCGACCACGGCCACGCTGAGCGTGTCGCTGGGcgagggcgcggcgggggcgggggcgggggcggtgggCGCGGGCTCgtcggtgccggggccgcggcgggcggcgggcggcgagggcggcgcggaagcggcggtggcggtggcggcgacgACGAACGTGTGGCTGGTGGTGGCCATCTGCGCGGTGTCGAGCCTGTTCCTGCTGGCGGTGGTGCTGTACGGGGCGTCGCggtgggcgccgcgggcggccgtgCTGTCGGGGCCCGGGCCGGCGACGCTGGTGTGCGCCAGCGAAGTGGGCAGCTGGTCGTACTCGCAGCGCCAGAGCCGGAGCCTGTGCGTGGCGGACGGCGCGGGCAAGAGCGACCTCATGGTTTTCAGCCCCAActtgccgccgcccgccggccccgcgccgaagGAGACGCCGCCGGATCCGCCCGCCCTCCTGGACAcggtcagtggcacttccttttcTACCCCTTCTCCCCTCCGGGTCTCCCGacacctctttctcccttcttgccTGTGCCTTTCGGCAGCGCCTCTCGCAGCCGGCCTCGGGCCTCGGGCCTCGGGCCTCGGCACCTGCGGGTGGCCGGTACTCGTCAGGTCTTTGCTCTCTGGCTGTTGA
- the LOC138069114 gene encoding protocadherin alpha-8-like — MGVWVRAVLRLLVLQAAWALGGGPVRYSVPEEAKGGTVVGRLAQDLGLEAGELEARRLRLVAKGRRASVEVSGASGALVVSSRLDREELCGKSAPCALRLEVLVERPLRVFHVELEVTDINDNAPLFPADRKNLSVAESALPGSRFPLEGASDADVGANAQLSYTLSPSEHFRLDLQKVNDQNTLPELVLTKALDRESMAVHRLLVTASDGGRPSLSGTMELVISVLDANDNAPEFNQSVYKVQLSESAAEGTLVVRVSATDRDEGINGEVVYTATHFLPLLGKDLISVNPSTGEIRLTAPLDFEEVSAFDFRIEAKDRGTPPLSGHCSVLLEVVDVNDNAPEVWVTSLSVPVPEDAAVGTVVALLSVSDRDSGANGRVRCAVWPAAPFGLVATFEGSYSLVLREALDRERVAEYEVEVRAEDGGAPALRGSRGLRVPVSDVNDNAPAFAQAVYTVLARENNAAGAELARLWARDPDEAGNGRVRYSVAEGAGGASWRSASRYVSVEAESGRLWALQPFDYEEVQVLQFEVRAVDAGEPALCGNATVQLFVVDENDNAPALLPPAGGGAGPWAGGAAGSRPGPASPASLWAWAAWGAPAGQVVAKIRAVDADSGYNAWLRYELREPRGKGPFRVGLYSGEVSTARALEEADGARQTLVIVVRDHGEPARSTTATLSVSLGEGAAGAGAGAVGAGSSVPGPRRAAGGEGGAEAAVAVAATTNVWLVVAICAVSSLFLLAVVLYGASRWAPRAAVLSGPGPATLVCASEVGSWSYSQRQSRSLCVADGAGKSDLMVFSPNLPPPAGPAPKETPPDPPALLDTVSGTSFSTPSPLRVSRHLFLPSCLCLSAAPLGAGLGPRASGLGACGWPVLVRSLLSGC, encoded by the coding sequence ATGGGCGTGTGGGTGCGGGCGGTGCTGcggctgctggtgctgcaggcGGCCTGGGCGCTGGGCGGCGGTCCGGTGCGCTACTCGGTGCCGGAGGAGGCGAAGGGCGGCACGGTGGTGGGTCGGCTGGCGCAGGACCTGGGCCTGGAGGCGGGCGAGCTGGAGGCGCGCCGGCTGCGGCTGGTGGCGAAGGGCCGGCGGGCGAgcgtggaggtgagcggggcgagcggggcgctgGTGGTGAGCTCGCGGCTGGAccgggaggagctgtgcgggaagAGCGCGCCGTGCGCCCTGcgcctggaggtgctggtggaGCGGCCGCTGCGCGTCTTTCACGTGGAGCTGGAGGTCACCGACATCAACGACAACGCCCCGCTCTTCCCCGCCGACCGCAAAAACCTCAGCGTCGCGGAATCAGCGCTGCCGGGCTCCCGCTTTCCGCTGGAGGGCGCGTCGGATGCCGATGTCGGCGCCAACGCGCAGCTCTCCTACACCCTCAGCCCCAGCGAGCATTTCAGGTTGGATTTACAAAAAGTGAATGACCAGAATACGTTACCGGAACTCGTGTTGACGAAAGCGCTGGACCGGGAGTCGATGGCTGTGCACCGCTTGCTGGTGACGGCGAGTGACGGGGGCAGACCGTCGCTGTCGGGGACGATGGAGCTGGTGATCTCGGTGCTGGATGCGAACGACAACGCGCCCGAGTTCAACCAGTCGGTGTATAAAGTGCAGCTGTCGGAGAGCGCTGCAGAGGGGACGCTGGTGGTGCGCGTGAGCGCCACGGATCGGGACGAGGGAATTAACGGGGAAGTGGTGTACACAGCCACGCACTTCCTTCCACTCCTCGGAAAAGACCTGATAAGCGTGAATCCGAGCACGGGGGAGATCAGGCTAACAGCCCCCCTGGACTTTGAAGAAGTCAGCGCATTTGACTTTCGCATTGAGGCGAAAGACAGGGGTACGCCTCCGTTATCGGGGCACTGCAGCGTGTTGTTGGAGGTGgtggacgtgaacgacaacgcgccggagGTGTGGGTGACGTCGCtgtcggtgccggtgccggagGACGCGGCGGTGGGGACGGTGGTGGCGCTGCTGAGCGTGTCGGACCGGGACTCGGGGGCGAACGGGCGGGTGCGGTGCGCGGTGTGGCCGGCGGCGCCGTTCGGGCTGGTGGCGACGTTCGAGGGCTCGTACTCGCTGGTGCTGCGGGAGGCGCTGGACCGGGAGCGGGTGGCGGAGTACGAGGTGGAGGTGCGGGCGGAGgacggcggggcgccggcgctgcgcggcagccgcgggctgcgggTGCCGGTGtcggacgtgaacgacaacgcgccggcgtTCGCGCAGGCCGTGTACACGGTGCTGGCGCGGGAGAACaacgcggcgggcgcggagctggCGCGGCTGTGGGCGCGGGACCCGGACGAGGCGGGCAACGGGCGCGTGAGGTACTCGGTggcggagggcgcggggggcgcgtcGTGGCGCTCGGCGTCGCGGTACGTGTCGGTGGAGGCGGAGAGCGGGCGGCTGTGGGCGCTGCAGCCCTTCGACTACGAGGAGGTGCAGGTGCTGCAGTTCGAGGTGCGGGCGGTGGACGCGGGGGAGCCGGCGCTGTGCGGCAACGCCACGGTGCAGCTCTTCGTGGTGGacgagaacgacaacgcgccggcgctgctgccgcctgcgggcggcggcgcggggccgtgggctggcggcgcggcggggtcgcggccggggccggcgtcgCCGGCGTCGCTGTGGGCGTGGGCGGcgtggggggcgccggcggggcaggtGGTGGCGAAGATCCGTGCGGTGGACGCGGACTCGGGCTACAACGCGTGGCTGCGCTACGAGCTGCGCGAGCCGCGGGGCAAGGGCCCGTTCCGCGTGGGTCTGTACAGCGGCGAGGTGAGCACGGCGCGGGCGCTGGAGGAGGCGGACGGCGCGCGGCAGACGCTGGTCATCGTGGTGCGCGACCACGGCGAGCCGGCGCGCTCGACCACGGCCACGCTGAGCGTGTCGCTGGGcgagggcgcggcgggggcgggggcgggggcggtgggCGCGGGCTCgtcggtgccggggccgcggcgggcggcgggcggcgagggcggcgcggaagcggcggtggcggtggcggcgacgACGAACGTGTGGCTGGTGGTGGCCATCTGCGCGGTGTCGAGCCTGTTCCTGCTGGCGGTGGTGCTGTACGGGGCGTCGCggtgggcgccgcgggcggccgtgCTGTCGGGGCCCGGGCCGGCGACGCTGGTGTGCGCCAGCGAAGTGGGCAGCTGGTCGTACTCGCAGCGCCAGAGCCGGAGCCTGTGCGTGGCGGACGGCGCGGGCAAGAGCGACCTCATGGTTTTCAGCCCCAActtgccgccgcccgccggccccgcgccgaagGAGACGCCGCCGGATCCGCCCGCCCTCCTGGACAcggtcagtggcacttccttttcTACCCCTTCTCCCCTCCGGGTCTCCCGacacctctttctcccttcttgccTGTGCCTTTCGGCAGCGCCTCTCGGAGCCGGCCTCGGGCCTCGGGCCTCGGGCCTCGGCGCCTGCGGGTGGCCGGTACTCGTCAGGTCTTTGCTCTCTGGCTGTTGA